DNA from bacterium:
GACGGGGACGGGCGGTGCGGACCCGCAGCGCTGCTGGCGTCCGCGGCCGCCGGCGCCGCCGACCTGCGGGCGGGCAGCGAACTGGTGTGGTGCGTCGGGCCCGAGGGAGGCTGGGAGGACGCCGAACTGGCGCTGCTGGCCGCCGCGGGCCGCAC
Protein-coding regions in this window:
- a CDS encoding 16S rRNA (uracil(1498)-N(3))-methyltransferase; this encodes DGDGRCGPAALLASAAAGAADLRAGSELVWCVGPEGGWEDAELALLAAAGRTLRLGPHRLRTGTAALAGLALLAAVREMIVEAGAVPGV